Part of the Salmo trutta chromosome 5, fSalTru1.1, whole genome shotgun sequence genome is shown below.
tttgcaatgttacgtagatggaaaaaagctgtccttgaaacagtcttgatatgttcttcaaaagagagatcagggtccagagtaacgccgaggtccttcacagttttatttgagacgactgtacaaccatccagattaattgtcagattcaacagaagatctctttgtttcttgggacctagaacaagcatctctgttttgtccgagtttaaaagtagaaagtttgcagccatccacttccttatgtctgaaacacaggcttctagcgagggcaattttggggcttcaccatgtttcattgaaatgtacagctgtgtgtcgtccgcatagcagtgaaatttaacattatgttttcgaatgacatccccaagaggtaaaatatatagtgaaaacaatagtggtcctaaaacgtaACCTTGAGGAACatcgaaatttacaattgatttgtcagaggacaaaccattcacagagacaaactgatatctttccgacagataagatctaaaccaggccagaacttgtccatgtagaccaatttgagtttccaatctctccaaaagaatgtggtgatcgatggtatcaaaagccttccctgtagctcagttggtagagcatggtgtttgcaacaccagggttgtgggtttgtttcccacggggggccagcacagaaaaataatgtatgaaatgaaatgaaatgtatgcattcactactgtaagtcgctctggataagggcgtctgctaaatgactaaaatgtaaatgtaaaagcggcactaagatctaggagcacgaggacagatgcagagcctcggtctgacgtcattaaaaggtcatttaccaccttcacaagtgcagtctcagtgctatgatggggtctaaaaccagactgaagcgtttcgtatacattgtttgtcttcaggaaggcagtgagttgctgtgcaacagctttttcaaaaaattttgagaggaatggaagattcgatataggccgatagttttttataatttctgggtcaagattcaactttttcaagagaggctttattactgccacttttagtgagcttggtacacatccggtggatagagagccgtttattatgttcaacataggagcgccaagcacaggaagcagctctttcagtagtttagttggaatagggtccagtatgcagcttgagggtttggaggccatgattattttcatcattgtgtcaagagatatagtactaaaacactttagtatctcccttgatcctaggtactggcagagttgtgcagactcaggacaatgaagctttggaggaatacccagatttaaagaggagtccgtaatttgctttctaatgatcatgatcttttcctcaaagaagttcatacatttattactgctgaagtgaaagccatcctccatttgcgaatgctgctttttagttagctttgcgacagtatcaaaaagaaatttcggattgttcttattttcctcaattaagttggaaaaataggatgatcgagcagcagtgagggctctttgatactgcacggtactgtctttccaagtaggtcggaagacttccagtttggtgtggcgccatttccgttccaattttctggaagcttgcttcagagctcgtgtattttctgtataccagggagctagtttcttatgacagatgtttttaatttttaggggtgcaactgcatctagggtattgcgcaaggttaaattgagttcctcggttaggtggttaactgatttttgtcctctgacgtccttgggtaggcagagggagtctggaagggcatcaaggaatctttgggttgtctgagaatttatagcacgacttttaatgctccttggttggggtctgagcagattatttgttgcaattgtaaacgcaataaaatggtggtccgataatccaggattatgaggaaaaacattaagatccacaacatttattccatgggacaaaactaggtccagagtatgactgtggcagtgagtaggtccagagacatgttggacaaaacccactgagtcgatgatggctccgaaagccttttggagtgggtctgtggacttttccatgtgaatattagtCACCAaatattagaatattatctgctatgactacaagatccgataggaattcagggaactcagggaggaacactgcatatggcccaggaggcctgtaaacagtagctataaaaagtgagtgagtaggctgcatagatttcatgactagaagctcaaaagacgaaaacgtcattgttttttttttttgtaaattgaaatttgctatcgtagatgttagcaacacctccgcctttgccggatgcacggggggtatggtcactagtgtaaccagggggtgaggcctcatttaacacagtaaattcatcaggcttaagccatgtttcagtcaggccaatcacatcaagattatgatcagtgattagttcattgactataactgccttggaagtgagggatctaacattaagtaacccaattttgagatgtgaagtatcacaatctctttcaataatggcaggaatggaggaggtctttatactagtgagattactaaagcaaacaccgccattttttattttgcccaatctagatcgaggcacagacacggtctcaatggggaaagctgagctgactacgctgactgtgctaatggcagactccactaagctggcaggctggctaacagcctgctgcctggcctgcaccctatttcattgtggagctagaggagttagagccctgtccatgttcgtagataagatgagagcacccctccagctaggatggagtctgtcactcctcaacaggccaggcttggtcctgtttgtgggtgagtcccagaaagagggccagttatctacaaattctatcttttgggaggggcagaacacagttttcaaccagcgattgagttgtgagactctgctgtagagctcatccctccccctaactgggagggggccagagacaattaatcgatgccgacacatctttctagctgatttacacgctgaagctatgttgcgcttggtgacctctgaatgtttcatcctaacatcgttggtgccgacgtggataacaatatctctatactctctacactcgccagttttagctttagccagcaccgtctttagattagccttaacgtcggtagccctgcccctggtaaacagtgtatgatcgctggatgattcgttttaagtctaatactgcgggtaatggagtcgccaatgactagggttttcaatttgtcagagctaatggtgggagccgtcggcgtctcagaccccacaacgggaggagtagagaccagagaagtctcggcctctgactccgactcgcttaatggggagaaccggttgaaagtttcagtcggctgaataagcgacaccggttgagcattcctacagcgtttccctccagaagccatgagaaagttgtccggctgcggggaccatgcgagggggtttatactaacgttactatctgtacttgctggtggcacagacgctgtttcatcctttcctacactgaaattacccttgcctaacgattgcgtctgaagctgggcttgcagcacagctatccttgccgtaaggcgatcgttctcctgtatattataagtacaacaactgcaattagaaggcatcatgttaatgttacttagcttcggctgtttgaagtcctgacgaaccatgtccagataaaacctccgggatAACAACAGCACATTAAAAAACTCTTGACACATTAAGTGACAGGAACTGGTCCCTCAGAGCGAGCTGAGTTTGGTTTTCCATGCACTATGGTCCAACCTCTAGTACTCAGGGGAAAAAGCTTTTGGGAAGTGACAGGAACCGCTCGTTCTAAAGTGACCAAACAGTCACCTGTCAATCAGTCTGTTTTCAGTCTTTAGAGGTTTCAGTCCAGCTGAGTTAATTCACTTCCTCCAACCACaaatggaaccaatggaaaaACCCATCAGGGTTTGGGAATAGTctaccctggtcccagatcttgTGCTGTATTGCCAATTTCTATAGTTGCTGTCATGACAAAGACCATAGCCATTGCCTGTACAGCACAAAtacatctgggaccaggctagcagtGACCTCTTTATTCCTCTttatagccaatgatgggcgagTCAGTTGGGCTAAAAGGTGCATGGCTTTGCATACTGAGCCCAGATTAGGGAGAGCTAACTGTACCTCTCCTTCAGAGCTGCCGACACAAAGAGCTCAGGGACACATATAGGTACTAAGAGGGACGGacgataacagagagagagagacagacagacagatagtaacagagagagacatgcacAGGAACGCAAAGGACATATCACCACATTGAAGCTcctcagactcacacacagacttcTCCTTTCCTTCCATTGGGACCGCTTTACTCCATTTCTACATCGTGACCTTGTAGCTGAAGTCATCATGGCCCTACTCTGGACACAGGCCTTACTACTGGTCACCATGGCAATGACGGATGGTGTTCAGGGGACGGTGGAGAAGGAGTTTCTGTACATGGAGACGCCCTCCGTGGGCCTAGAGGACCACTCACTCCAGAAGATCTGCCAACACTACAACAAGCCACACTATGTCACACTGTACGACACGGCCGACCACGTCCCCATTTACTCAGCCTACACCTTCAAGCGCTCTGACGGGGAGAAGAGGGTGGACGTGCCCTGGATGTACGAGCCACAGGTTACCTGGTGACATTTCAAGTCAatggttacatcccaaatggcaccctattccctatttagtgcactacttttgaccagggcccatcagtCTAATGTATTTTTCCATACTGACTGGCTTTCACTGCTAgactgtttatttatttgttaatGTATGTTTTTTTCTATAGCTTTTAAAAATTgaaagtaccgtaatttccggactattaagcgcacctgaatataagccgcacccactgaatttttttacaattattattttgaacataaataagccgcacatgtctataagccgcaggtgcctaccggtacattgaaaaaaatgaactttacaggctttaacgaaacacggcttgtaacaaaaataaataggctttaacgaaacacggcttgtaacaaaaataaataggctttaacgaaacacggcttgtaacaaaaaaaaaaaaatttgcagtaaacagtagcctaccaagaaagtcattgctccagaccaagctcccgtgcagcagctctatttccttttccaacagccagatcaatcgccttcaacttgaaagctgcatcatatgcatttctccgtgtctttgccatgatgagggtgacaaaatgactaccgtaatcagaatgatgggaagtttgagtgcgctcgatttaatctaaacagtaaacaaaaaagttgtttgaccttaacccgtttggcaatttcattggtctaatgaaagcttcatgccgccaaaaaactgagcatgtcacagaatgtgtttaattaaaaaaaaaaaattgaaagcgggaaaaatccatatattagccgcgtcattgtttaagccgcgaggttcaaagcgtgggaaaaatgttgcggcttatagtccggaaattacggtatgtggTGCTAACTTGACTCTTTAAATCGGGCAAATGCACCTAATTTCATGGGCTTATATTTGACTGATCATAAACTGCATGCCATAAAGTCTCCTTTTTACAGCAAACATGTGTTTGAAGAAGAATCATATTCATTCATCTCCATATCAATATCCATAACAATCCCACTTTATATATAACATTCATTATCTCATATTGCCTGTCTGTTTGTTTCCCACCCAGCTGTCCACTGTCTCTGACACTGGCGAGATGCAGGCGTTCCCGCGTGGCTACATGCACAGCTACTTTGAGGATGCCCAGGCCGTGCTGGAAAACTACACCAATGCCAAACTTTACAAACATGGCCACCTCAACCCTGACGACCACCAGGCTGACCCAGACGACAAGGAGTCGACCTAAACACTGACTAATGTGGTGCCTCAGGTCCGCCATTTTGTTTTACTTGAAGACAACGTCACATTTGTATCGAACAAAATAAGATTTCCCAAAAGTGGGATAATGTACTGAGATACTTtactaattaaaaaaaaatgttttaaagcaaTAAAATACAACGTCCAGTCAAAACATTTTATATCAAATAAGTAAATTAGCAACACCAGTGGTTAGCTGAGAGTGACTTCCTAAACCCCAACAACCAATAAACATGCACACGTATGATGTGGCACTGTCTTTCAGGTCTGAGAATTCAGCGCCGGCTCCTGGAAGGAACAGGAGCACATCATCCGCAAGCGCCTCAACAACTACTGCCACTGCACCGCCTACATTATCACCAGAATTACCACCTCGGGGAACATGATCCGGTGCCATAACATAACAAAAGGGACCATAAACTCGggggaaagtttgcgggactTCACCTGGAGGAGCAGATCccgggtggacagccataccctctgtcTGAGATGATACCGGGGAGCAGGGGTCCGGTGGCGGTTCGCTTGTCgttgatacctggaggtggtcttgagaagagccgaccgggctctcttccaggtacgacgacagcggcagacaaacatctgggccgaaggtatgccgacctcttccTCTTGTTCAGGGAAGAGTGGCGGCTGATAACCCAGAGAACACTCAAAGGGCGAGAGCCCCGTGGCAGAGCAAGGAAGGGTGTTGCAGGCGTATTTCACCAACactagttgctggctccaggtggtggggttggcggagactgGCCGTTAGACTGGGGGTGGACctcggaggacaggctggccgacgaacCAATGAGTGTgtagaacgccttccagaaccgggacgagaactgaggaccccggtcggagaccatgtccacttGGAGTCCATGGATTCGGAAGATGTGccgcaccatgagctgggccgtctctttggcagagggtagcttggggagaggaatgaagtggtcGGCTTTGGGAAACCGGTTCGGATCTGCGCACAGATCGTGCATGCGGTGACGAACGCGGAGATGTCAGGAACCATGGTAGATTCCAAAAGCGTTGTCCCACAAAGGCCAGGGTCTGACGGGagcccgggtggcaggcaagcctggatgagtgggcccactccaggaccgaggAGCGAAAAATTGCTTCCATTTAATACAACACAAAAGCAGCACATTGATTTTCAAGTGAGGGTCAATGAATTGATGTACTGGACTACCAGCTGAATATTTCAAATCAAGTAGCTTTTTATTGCAGTGTCAGCACAAACAACATGGCACAGTCATGAGAGAATGAAAACATAAAAGTCAAGTTTAATGCATGATATTTAATGTTGTAATTGTACATGGCCCCTGTcaaataaacatataaacatgtGTATAAACCATTACCTTCAGAAATACATAGGATATACAGTACTTTGGATGTTTTTGTTGAtgattttcaattttttttaccaAAGTAAAATTATTTATGGTTCAGAACAATAGGTTAGAAATGGTATGGCTTAAAGTTAGATAGGCCAGCATAAGGTTTATAATGCATAGCATAGCGGTTTTGATCACAGCTCACTAAGAGCAAGGATACAAGGGTAACCATTATCCCTCACATGCGATGTGAGATTCATGTGGTTTTTTCGTGACCATTAGCCTTCTGCTTAACCATGAAAGCCAGGGGGTCTCCTAGGGGCCGGCCCGTCTGGATGTGAGCCAGCAGATCCTGGGTCATGTTGAGGGCGTTGCGGGAGGTGTAGAGGTCAGAGAGGTCAGAGTTCATCCCAGAGGGAACATACTCCCCACAGGTGGAACCCCCAAGTCCTGGGGCACAGTCAACCTTGTAGGAGTAGTACATGTTGCCATGATTCAAGGCACACAGTTGCTTGTCAGACCCCGGTACGATGGGCCGGGAACTGCACTTCCCCAGGAGGTCGTTCCAAGACTTGTACCAGTTTTTGTCTTCATCGTACACTTCAAACTTCAGCTCGCTGGCCAGGGAGAGCTTGACGAATCCGAAGTCAAAGATTGAGTTCCAGACAGGGTTGTTCTTGTTGTGGATCACCTTGGTCTGCCTGGCTTCGTTGTCCATGATGACCTTGACGGATCAAACCAAATCAAAAATTTTTTAAGGCTACTGTATGTTAttagaaaaaacaacaaaacgggACCCCTGCCACTTGTTTTGGTATACACactacatggtcaaaagtatgtggacacctgctcattgaacatctcattccaaaatcatggacattaatatgctgctataacagcctccggtcttctggggaggctttccactagatgttagagcATTGCTGttcctggctcgcagttggcgttcctattcatcccaaaggtgttcgatggggttgaggtcagggctctgtgcagcccagtaaagttcttccacaccgatctcgacaaactctttctgtgtggacctcgctctactgccaatgtttgtctatggagattgcatggctctgtgacctattttatacatctgtcagcaaggGGTGTGGATGAAATGACCAAATCCattcatttgaaagggtgtccacataattttgtgtagctgagggatggggctacgGAAATGTAAAATCCTAGACTTTAACATTAAAGTCCACTGAAGAACAAACTTCATAGTAAgttaaaatagtaaaataaaatagATAATACCTTGACGAAGCCGTCGGTCTCAGAGGTGGTGTCCCCCCAGAGGCCCCTGGCGTTCTTCACGGTGACGGTAAGGCGGGCCTGGCCCTTCTCCTGCGGGCAGCACTGGCTGGTCATCTCCTTGCTGGCCTGGCACACACACTGGCAGGAGTCGTGGGCACTGGAGCTGGAGCCTCCCTTGCACTTCCCAGAGCAGCGCTTGACCAGAGCGTGTCCCAGGATGTAGTCCTCCACAGCCTTCTTCAGCCCAGCCCTCTTACTGCCCTGCTTCACCAAtaggtggagggggtggagggagtaGTTGATGACGTCAGGGATGGTCTTCAGGCTGCTCGCCCAATCAGCGAAGGCCTTGGAGTTTCCACCCGTTTGGGAGAAGAGCAGGTCGGGCGTCCCGTCCGTCTGTCCCCCCACCACCTCGGTAAACCTGTTTGTTTATCATTAGTCATGTTTTGTCTTGAacgaggaccacaatggaaatatgtGTTTTATAAGTCTTGTATAATGCCCATTAACCCCCAAAAtctttcaaatcaaattcaaCCAAACCTCTCTTGGAAGGTGCTGCTGAAGCGGTCCTTGGTGTCACGTTTCTGAAGGTCCTTCTTGCAGAACTTGGTCTCTGTGTTGAGTTCAGCTGATCCGGTACTGGTGGCGACGGAGGCCTCAGCCTCAAGACAGTCCTTGACCTGGATTATTATTGTTTTTCACGTAATGtacattttctttaaataaataaaaatacatagataaatacatttactaatatattttgattaaaaAGTACATGACCTCGTTCTCGTTGTAGCCACTCAGGGCCGCCTGGCACACTCGCAGGGAGGTCACACTCTTCACCCGCCCCCCCAGGAGAACCTTCTTGATGAAGTGGGTGCCAAAGTTGTCAAGAAAAAGTCTGTAGTCAACCTTGGTCTGGTCAGTGTAGAGGGGGGGCAGGAGGCCCAGGGAGCGAGAGAACTCAGGGTGCAGGGGAGGGTCATCTAGCAGGCGGTaactgagagagaaacacacaagaTGGAGAGTTTATAGCCTGTAGAGAGCAGTGTTGGTTCTATAAAGTTAAACTTCTATAATACAAGTGATGTTATATTTATAAGGTATATCACCTGTAATAAGAGCAGTGTATATCCTGTTTGATGAAGCTGTACTTGTCCTTCTTCGACTGGCTCATCACCGTTTTGGCAGCTCTGGAGTGGGTGCCCCCCACCATGACCGACCCCTTAGCCTGGGGGGTCATAACGTCCAGACCAATCTTCCAACTGACATCTACctacacattggtggtggatAAGGTGAGTTTACCCACATAGAGCACTTTGAGCATTGGGAAAAGAgctatatttaaatatatatttaatcaattattCTTATTTATATTATacttatgattattattataatgctctctctctctcgctctctctctctatatattatatactgaacaaaaatatgaatggaaCATGTAacactttcaaagattttactgagttatgtgaggaaatctgtcaatttaaatcaattcattaggccctaatctattgatttcacatgactgggaatacagatatgcatctcttGGTCACAGAAACCTTTAAGAAAAAATGGGCTTCACTGTGAATTTTTCAGTACATATGTGGCAATAATTTGTTTCAGAAGGAGCCAGCAAAACTAGTGCACTCCATGTGTGCTCTGGGTCATTAGACGCCATTTTAGACATGCACCTAT
Proteins encoded:
- the LOC115194361 gene encoding perforin-1, encoding MSGTQTSLVALLWLWGAWLSPVLSSCTTGRPAECKAALSAPGTNLAGEGFDVVTMERKQAYVIDVDTWRKTGNGTCTLCVNPFMDGQTQRLPAAVVDWRPSQKCNMKLASMVYDSSEAFVSSSQTEVDVSWKIGLDVMTPQAKGSVMVGGTHSRAAKTVMSQSKKDKYSFIKQDIHCSYYSYRLLDDPPLHPEFSRSLGLLPPLYTDQTKVDYRLFLDNFGTHFIKKVLLGGRVKSVTSLRVCQAALSGYNENEVKDCLEAEASVATSTGSAELNTETKFCKKDLQKRDTKDRFSSTFQERFTEVVGGQTDGTPDLLFSQTGGNSKAFADWASSLKTIPDVINYSLHPLHLLVKQGSKRAGLKKAVEDYILGHALVKRCSGKCKGGSSSSAHDSCQCVCQASKEMTSQCCPQEKGQARLTVTVKNARGLWGDTTSETDGFVKVIMDNEARQTKVIHNKNNPVWNSIFDFGFVKLSLASELKFEVYDEDKNWYKSWNDLLGKCSSRPIVPGSDKQLCALNHGNMYYSYKVDCAPGLGGSTCGEYVPSGMNSDLSDLYTSRNALNMTQDLLAHIQTGRPLGDPLAFMVKQKANGHEKTT